Genomic segment of Limnohabitans sp. INBF002:
ACCGAACCCACCAGCCAAATGCACATCGCAGCAGGCGCAAAGAAGGTGGTCATTTCCGCCCCGTCTAAAGACAGCATCCCCATGTTCGTCTACGGCGTGAACCACAAGAAATACGCGGGCGAGGCCATCGTGTCCAACGCCTCTTGCACCACCAACTGCTTGGCCCCCGTGGTCAAAGTGTTGAACGACAAATGGGGCATCAAGCGCGGTTTGATGACCACCGTGCACGCTGCCACAGCCAGCCAAGCCACCGTGGACAGCTCGTCACGCAAAGACTGGCGCGGCGGTCGCGGTATTTTGGAAAACATCATCCCGTCCAGCACAGGCGCAGCCAAAGCCGTGGGCGTGGTGATTCCAGAAATCAAAGGCAAGATCACTGGCATGGCCTTCCGCGTGCCGACCTCTGACGTGTCCGTGGTCGACTTGACCGTTGAGCTGACCAACGAAGCCAGCTACGCTGAAATCTGCGCTGAAATGAAAGCGCAAAGCGAAGGCGCGCTCAAAGGCGTGTTGGGCTACACCGACGAAAAAGTGGTGTCCACCGACTTCCGTGGTGAGCCATGTGCTTCGGTGTTTGATGCCACCGCCGGTATCGCGCTGGACAAGAACTTCGTCAAGATCGTCGCTTGGTACGACAACGAATGGGGCTATGCCAAGCAGTGCTTGGAAATGGTTCGCGTGGTGGCGAAGAAGAAGTAAGACTTCCAAGCCTTGCGATACAAAAGCGCCTTCGGGCGCTTTTTCTTTGCCTGCTGCTTTCGTTAGGTAAAAAAAATACATAAATTATCTTGAAATCATGTAACAAAGTTTCATAGAATTGAACCATCTAAGGAGACTGACATGACCATCAAAATCGGCATCAACGGCTTTGGCCGCATCGGACGCATGGTATTTCGCGCCGCCATTCAAAACTTTCACGACATCGAAGTTGTCGGCATCAACGACTTGCTAGAGCCCGACTACTTGGCCTACATGCTCAAGTTCGACAGCGTACACGGCCGCTTCCAAGGCGAGGTGTCGGTGGACAACGGCCACTTGATCGTCAACGGCAAAAAGATTCGCCTCACCCAAGAGCGCGACCCCGCCGCATTGAAGTGGAATGAGATTGGCGCCGACGTGGTGGTCGAAGCCACCGGTCTTTTCCTAGACCAAGCCACCGCCGAAAAACACTTGGCCGCAGGCGCGAAGAAGGTGCTGCTGTCAGCCCCCTCCAA
This window contains:
- the gap gene encoding type I glyceraldehyde-3-phosphate dehydrogenase yields the protein MTIKLGINGFGRIGRLALRAALKHGYTDIQIVGINDPKPADYLAYMLKYDSVHGRFDGTVEHTDDALIVNGKKIKLSHERDAHNLQWGEMGVHTVLECTGHYLTEPTSQMHIAAGAKKVVISAPSKDSIPMFVYGVNHKKYAGEAIVSNASCTTNCLAPVVKVLNDKWGIKRGLMTTVHAATASQATVDSSSRKDWRGGRGILENIIPSSTGAAKAVGVVIPEIKGKITGMAFRVPTSDVSVVDLTVELTNEASYAEICAEMKAQSEGALKGVLGYTDEKVVSTDFRGEPCASVFDATAGIALDKNFVKIVAWYDNEWGYAKQCLEMVRVVAKKK